In Shewanella glacialimarina, the genomic stretch GCGGCGAATTTAAAAAAGAGCTTGCTGGTTTATTAGAAGAATACCGCTAACACTGCTGATATTTAAGTCAAGACCCTAGGCTAATGCATCTGCAAAGGATGCATTGGCTTTTTTGTAGGTTTACATTAAATGCGTTCATTTCTAGGCTTGTTTTGTTTCCTTCCTTTTTTCCTTTCTTGTTAGTCGAATTACTCGCGTCATTAAGACTTGTGCTTAAGTAAAAGTAACTTGTTTTCATCAGTGCAACTGATTTACCCACAAATGGTACGGCCACATATCACTGGCAGTGAGTTTTCAATGCTCTACTTTTGTCTTATAGACCTATTGCTAATGTTTCGTTTTTGTTAATTGAGACATATTGCATAGGATTAAAACAATAATTTGGAGAGCATGGATGAAACATTTAACACTCGCTACATTGATTTCTGGGGCAATGTTAGCAATGACAGGTACGGCGCAAGCTAATACCGATATGACTTTTGGTGGCTATATTAAAGCCGATGTTATGTTTAGTGATTATGGTAATGGTGCACCTGAGTCGGGTAACTTGTCGCGCCAATTTTATGTGCCAGGTACTATTTATGGTAAAGAAGGCAGTGGCGAACAGGTTGTAGACTTTCAAGCCCGTGAAACTCGCTTTAATTTTAAAACTGTTACCGATATGGAAGGCGGTCATTCGTTAACTGGGTTTATTGAATTAGATTTTATGACCCATACCGACGGTAACGAGCGCGTATCAAACAGCTATTCACCGCGTATACGCCATGCATTTGTTACCTATGATAACTGGACTATTGGTCAAACCTGGACCACATTTCAAAACCCTGGTGCATTACCCGATAATTTAGATTTTGTGGGTGCAGCTGATGGTACGCCGTTTGTGCGTCAATCATTGATTAAATACACCAACGGTAGTTTTCAGTTTGCATTAGAAAACCCTGAAACCACTTTAACCCCAAATGGTGGTGGCGGTCGCATTACTAGCGGTAGTGGCGTGATTCCTGATGTGGTTGCACGTTACAACTTTACCTCAGAAGGTGGCTCTGCGTACTCACTAGCGGGTATTGTGCGTCAATTAAACATTGAAGAGACACAGGGCGGCACTCAGCTTGATGCCAGCGAAATGGGTTATGGTGTGAGCTTTGCGGGTGTTATTCCGGTGGGTAAAGATGATTTTAAATTCACTGCAACCTATGGTGAAGGTTTAGGCCGTTACATGGCATTAAACTATGCTAACGCGGGTGTATTGGATGCCAATGGCGACATTGAGACCATTACCTCTTATGGTGGTTTTGCAGCCTATCGTCACTGGTGGAATGATCAATGGCGCACTAGCGTGACATTGTCAGGATTTTCTGCAGACAATAACGCTACGTTAACGGGTGGCGGCGTAAACAAAGAAGCTTACTCAAGCTACATTAACTTACTGTATTCACCGTCTAAGCCTGTGACCTTTGGTGTTGAGTTTATGCGAGCATTGAACGAGAGAGAAAACGGCACAGATGGCGATTTAAATCGCATTATGTTCTCGGCTAAATACGTACTTTAAGTGATTTTAGCTCGAGTTAATCACTTAGATTACCGATAAAAAAAGGGCCATAACATTGTTATGGCCCTTTTTCTTATTTTGTAAAAAGCTTTATAAACAAAAGCTTAGTCTAGTAGACCATGTTGGCGAACATATTGATCATATTCGGTATAGCCACCGATTGGGGCTTCATCAACAAATACCTGTGGTACTGTTTCTACTGTTTTACCAACACTTTTTGATAAGTCAGCTTTAGAAATACCTTCAGCGTGAATATCTACATATTTAAATTTAAAATCTTCACGATGTGCGGCTAATTTTTCAGATAACTCAACAGCACGAACACAATACGGACAGCCTGGACGGCCAAAAATAACAACAAACATAGTAACTCCTACTTGGCTAGATGGTGTGTTTATAGTACAACTTTTTTGCAAATGATAACGTGATTAAATGAATTTAGCTTAACCCAAATAAATACCCCGAATAAAGCTAACTGAAATCTGTTTTATGTTTACCTTGATAGTCAAAAAATAGATCAATTAATTTCCAGTGATGTTTTTGTTTTTTTAGTAATAATAAGTCGGGTTTTCTAAAGCGGCTCTGGTCACTCAGTACCTGTTCTGCTTTGTCATATCGCGGATGTAACATACCAGGCGTTCGGGTGTGGCTAAGCACAAATACCGCGTAAAAGGCTTTTCTTTGTGCTGGGGTATCAAACTTAAAGCTTTGCTTAAAGTCATTGCCTTCAATATCTATGTAGCGCACCAGCAAACCCTGTTCATTTTGGGTGATGAGCATTTCCTGGCATTTGAATAAGTGGTGATGTTGCGACTGTAATACTTGTTTTAAGCGCTTATCAGGGTCGATGAGTGTTGAGTTACAGGTTTGGCAAATGCGCGCGGCGATATCGTTTTCTGCGCCGCAGTCTGGGCAGACTTTAGAGCGGAAGCGAAAGTCGCATTGTTGTTCGGTATTGGCTGTTTTAGCTTTTACCGCCGCGGTATTAGCAGCAACAAGTCCCTGACATCGGCGGCCAAAATGTTCGATGATGTCACCGTCATTATCGACTAATCCCCAAAATGTATTGGCAAATTGGCACACAGGGCAGTGCACTTGTACCGGCACTGACTTGCTGTTGGGTTTGGCCTGGCCAACTTCAGGATAATATAAGTCAAAACCATTGGCGGCGTAGTCAATCACCAAACAATCGGTTTTACCCGGCGCTAAACGCAGCCCACGCCCCACCATTTGTTGAAATAAGCTTACCGATGCCGTAGGCCTTAAAATAGCAATTAAGTCGACATGGGGCGCGTCAAAGCCCGTGGTGAGTACGGCCACATTGACAATGTATTTAATCTGCTGCGCTTTAAAGGCATCGATAATGGTGTCGCGTTCATTATGGGGCGTGGCGGCGGTGATTAATGCCGCTTTGGTTGGCGTGGCGGCATTGTCGATAAGCTTGTTTAATAAGCCAATAATTTCCTGTGCGTGACGTACGGTTGCGGCAAAAATAATTACCCCTTTACGAACATTTGCCAGTTGGACTATTTGTTTGACTATCGCTGTTGTGGCACGGCCTTGATGATTCAGTAAAGATTCGACTTCCTGCTGATTAAACTCGCCGCTTTCTGTCGGTTCAAGTTGACTAAAATCGTACTGGGCACTGAGGCCATCAAATAACTTAGGCGCAGTTAAAAAGCCTTGCTTGATAAGCGGGCGCATGGGTAATTCAAAAATACATTTATCGAACACTGCAGTGTCAGTATTGCCAATTTTACCGTGGTAATGGTGATGATATATCCAGCCAATGCCCAGACGATAAGGAGTTGCAGTGAGTCCTAAGATTTTAATGGCTGGATTTTGCTTTTTTAGGTGCTGTAGAATTTGCTGATATTGGCTGGTTTTTTCATTACTGACGCGATGGCATTCATCAATAATCACCAGCGAAAAAGGCTGGTTGAATCTATCTAATGCCCGCGCTGCTGACTGTACGCTGGCGACGACGGTTTTGCCGTTAGCTTTTTTCTGGTTTAATCCGGCAGAGTAAATATTGGCAGCCTGGGTGAGTAAGCCGACTTTTTCAGCATTTTGCGCAACTAACTCTTTTACATGGGTGAGCACTAATACATTGCCGTTGGCAATGCGTGCCAGTTCAGCAATTACAATGCTTTTACCTGCACCCGTTGGCAAAGCCAATACGGCAGATTGTTGGCTGCTGCGAAAGTGCTTGATGGCGGCGTTAACCGAATCCTGTTGGTAATCGCGCAGTTGCAAAGTAGGTGTGTCAGTAGAAGCTTTCAAATATTCGATTCAACATACATTGGGTTAGCTATGGTTGGATAATATCATGGTTATAGGGCTAGGTTAGCTTTAACTGCTTCAACAAAAGTTCGAGAAACCGGCACTTCAAGGTGATTGGTTAACAACAATGACATTTTTCTATTTTCTTTATTGACCGACACCACGGCCTGATTGGCTACCCACCAGGATCTATGTGTTTGCAGCCCAGGAAACCCTTCTAGCTGCATTAAGGCATCTTTTAAGCGCATTAACAGCATATGTTGGCCTTTATCTGTGTGTACTTTTAAATAGTGATCATCCATTTCTAAACACAGCAATTGTCCACGCTTTTCTAATGGTAATAAGCCCATAAACTGTTCAATTTGAATGGTATCTATATCACGACTTTGTTGATGCTGTTCAATGACCTTTTGCGATTGCTCAATGACGTGTTTTGATTGTTCAAGTTGCTGTTTTTGATGATTAACATGATTTTGTAACATGCTGACAAAGGTAATAATGCTGCCAATAACCAGGGTGTTAGGCAGCGCGAGTAGAAAATTATCAGCTAATTGTAATGTGTGGTCAAAAAACAGCCAGCCAATAAAAGGCACAATTAGGCTCATTATTAGGCTGGCTAATAGTGATGATATTGCTACCCGTTGCCAGAGCGTAGTGATGCTTTTTGCTAAGTATTTATGGCCTAAATTGATCAGTGGCATATAAATTAAATAGCCACAAATACAGGTAAACACCCAGTAACTCATCGACAATAATAGGGTGAATTGATCCATGCCGAAGGGGCGCATAAAGCCAATAAATAATCCAATAAACACCACAATAAGCAGTTGGCGCAGTAATTTGTTTTTAGTGGGTTCAGATTTTAGTTGTTGATTATTTAGGGGTATTTCACGATTCGTCAAAGGTACACATTCCTTTTTAGTTACATTTTACGAAGTTTTTGGGTCACTTTACGAAAAGCGACTTTAATTTTTTATCGCTCCATTCTATCGTCTTTTCAACACGAAGCAATGGCGAGATTGGCTCGGCTTATGTCGATGCGAACTGCCAATTAAGATAACCCCTTTATCACAGACGATAGGAACATAAAAATGACTAGATTAACGACTAAACTGACTGGCACATTGACACATAATGCCGCGACTCAATTCACTCAGACTAACAGTAGCAATATGAGTAAATCATCGTTATTAGCCGTTTCATTGCTGTTTGCATCAATGTGGGTTAATTCATCCACTTTTGCCGCGGATATTAAGCTTGAGATTACAGGGGTCAATGCCCAGCAAAGTAAGATTTATGTGCAGCTGTTTAATGGTGAAGATAATTACTTAAATGGCAATGCGCTAACAGCGACTTACATTCAGGCTAAAGCGGGGCTTAATTTTGTGTCTTTTACCGATGTTCCCGCAGGTGAGTATGCGGTGCGCTTTTTTCAGGACGAGAATAATAACGGCACGTTAGACACCAATTTATTTGGTTTGCCGTCTGAAGGGTATGGTTTTTCTAACAATGCTAAACCTAATTATGGTCCGGTTGCTTATAAGGACGCTGCTTTCACGGTCACTGAAGACGCATCAACCCAGATTAACCACACACAAATTATTTATTAAGCCACTCATTTGGGAGATGGCAATTCTAGAGATGGCAATTTTAAAGGTGACTATTTTGGAGATGAGCATGCAACGCAGACAGTTTTTAAAAGGCATGGGAATAATAGGCGCATCAAGCATGCTGCCCGGTGCAGTGAATGCGTTGGCATCTTCTGCTCCTACTGTGGTTAATATTAAGCAGCAATTTAATCAGGCGCTGGCACAGCACCCTGAGTTAATTGGTTTTGCCAATGTTGACGCTAACTTTGAGCCACAACCGCTGACGATTGAAGGGCGTATTCCTGCCGATTTACAAGGTGTTTTTTATCGTAACGGCCCTGGCAAATATGAACGTGGCGATATTCGTTATCTACATGCTTTTGAAGGCGATGGTATGTTGCAGCGTTTTGAGATTAGCGACCAAAAAATAGTCCACCGTGGCCAATTTATTAACACGCCTAAGTTTGCTAAAGAGCAACAGGCGCAGCAGTTTGTTTATTCAGGCCCTGATACTAAAATTGCCCATGCTTTGCCTGTGACCAGCGCTGATACGGTTAATACCGCTAATACTAATATTATTGCGGTGGGAGATGATCTTTGGGCGCTGTGGGAGGCGGGATCTCCTACCCAAATTGACCGGGATACCATGCAGTTTACTCAACAGGTTAATTTAGGCGCAGGGTCTAAATATGACAACAGTTTACAAGGACTGCCTTTTTCAGCGCACCCTAAAGTTGACCCTAATGGGGATATTTGGAATTTTGGTTTGCATCCATCAGGTCAGGTGGTGATTTATCAATTAGCGGCTAATGGCAAAGTTAAAAATGTGGGTCTAATTGATAGCCAATACCGTGGCGGTATGTTGCATGACTTTTTGATTACAGACAAAAGTGTGTTGATCATTTTACCGTCATTGTTTGTTGATAAGGCGATTGAAGGCAATTTTGCCCGTACTCAATATAATAGCGATATTCCAATGAGTGTATTGGTGATAAATAAGCAGTCTCTTAAGGTGACTAAACGCTTTGAATTACCCGCAGGTTTTGCGTTTCATTATGGTAATGCGTGGGAAGAAGCCAATGGCACCATTCATTTTGACGCCAGTTTGTATCCTAATGTTGATGTGCTGCATAAGTTGGCGAATGTGATGCAAGGTAAGATGTCGCAGGCAAGTGTCAAGGCGCAAACAGCCTTGTTTAGTTTATATATTGATGGCACTTATGACATGCAAACTGTAGGTGATAGCAGTGAGTTTCCGCGGGTATGCGACCATCTAGTGGGGCTTAAAAATCAGTATTTGTATCACTTATCAGCTAAATCTAGCAGCTTATGGAGCGATACCTTATCGTCTTTGCATATTGATACCGGTGCTACGCAGCATTATCATTTTGGTGATGATTATTTAGTAGAAGAGCATGTTAGTGTTTGCCCTAAAGGCGTTGAGGGCAGCGGCTACTTAATGGGTACTGCATTGCACGTGCCGACAAAACGCACTTGCTTGAATATTTTTGCGGCTAATGACTTAGCAGCAGGGCCATTAGCCAGAGCCTGGTTACCTTACCATTTACCGCTTGGGTTTCACGGTAATTTTATGGCGAGTTAGTGGCCATTTAAACAGTATTGGCAGTAAGATTAACACTTAGGTGCTTAACTGTTCCTCTTCGCTAAAAGCAGAGCAAAAAAAGCCCCTCGTTAAGAGGGGCGAAAAAGAGAAACTGGTTAGAATTCTCTTGGGTGGATGGAAATCAAGTAATGGAAATAAGCATTTGGGTATTAAATGAGTAAAAGAGTTGAGCAGTAGGGTTAACTGATCAACTCATGTTATTTTTACTCGGTTTTGTTCAAACGAGATTCTATCAAGGTGTCAATCACTGCTGGATCTGCCAGTGTTGAAGCGTCACCTAGGTTAGTCACTTCGTTAGCGGCAATCTTACGTAAGAAACGACGCATGATTTTGCCTGAGCGGGTTTTAGGTAAACCGGTTGCCCACTGAATTAAATCAGGTGTGGCTAAGGCGCCGATTTCTTTACGAACCCACTGACGTAACTCTTGACGCAACTCTTCTGTAGGTTCAACGTCGCGGGTTAAAGTAACGTAGGCATAAATACCTTGTCCTTTAATATCATGCGGATAACCTACAACAGCTGCCTCTGCGACCAGTTCATGTGCCACAAGTGCACTTTCAACTTCTGCGGTACCTAGGCGGTGACCAGATACGTTAATCACGTCATCCACTCGGCCAGTTATCCAGTAGTAACCGTCTTCATCACGGCGGGCACCGTCTCCGGTAAAGTACATACCGCGGAAGGTTTTAAAGTACGTTAATGCAAAACGGTCGTGGTCGCCAAAAATGGTGCGCATTTGTCCCGGCCATGAGTCAAGAATAACTAAGTTACCTTCAGCTGCACCTTCAACAATTTCACCCATGTTATCAACCAATGCTGGTTGAACACCAAAGAATGGTCGCGTTGCAGAACCTGGTTTAGTATCCGTTGCGCCTGGTAATGGGCTGATCAAAATACCACCGGTTTCGGTTTGCCACCAGGTGTCGACAATTGGACATTGCTCATTACCAATGACTTCGTGGTACCAGCGCCATGCTTCAGGGTTAATGGGTTCGCCGACCGAGCCCATAATGCGCAGTGAATCACCTTTGTAATCACTGAACTGTTCTTTACCTTCAGCCATTAATGCGCGGATTAATGTTGGCGCGGTATAAAGAATGTTCACTTTATGACGGTCAATCATTTCACCTATGCGTGAAGGTGTTGGCGCATTTGGGACCCCTTCATGAATTAACACGGTTGCACCGTTGGCTAATGGGCCATAAACCATGTAAGAGTGTCCGGTGATCCAACCTACGTCGGCGGTACACCAGTAAACTTCACCTGGTTTATAATCAAATACGTATTCGTGGGTCATTGATGCGTAAACCATGTAACCGCCTGTGGTGTGCAACACACCTTTAGGGTTACCGGTTGAGCCTGAGGTATACAGCAGAAATAATGGGTCTTCTGCACCCATTTCTTCATATGGGCAATGCTCAGATGCCACTTCCATTAATGAGTGCCACCACACATCGCGGCCTTCTACCCAATCAATGTTGCCGCCAGTACGTTTAAGTACAATGACTTTTTCGACGCAATCAACATCAGGATTAGCTATTGCTTCATCAACGCTGCGCTTAAGCGGAATTTTACGTCCACCGCGAACACCTTCATCAGAGGTAATAACGACTTTAGATTTGCCGTCAATCACACGTGATGCGATTGAGTCTGGTGAGAAGCCGCCAAAAACAACAGAATGAATTGCACCAATACGAGCACAGGCAAGCATAGCTACCGCAGCTTCTGGCACCATAGGCATATAAATAGTGACGACATCGCCTTTAACGACGCCTTGGCCTTTAAGGGCGTTAGCAAACTTACAGACATCGGCATGCAGTTCTGCGTAGGTGATTTTACGCTGTTCGTTAGCGTCATCGCCTTCCCAAATAATGGCAACAGTGTCGCCATTTTTTTCAAGGTGGCGGTCCAAACAGTTGGCTGAAGCATTTAGTGTGCCGTCATAAAACCAATTGATTGATAAGTTATGGTCATCAAACGAGGTTTGTTTTATCTTAGTGTAAGGCTTGATCCAGTCAATGCGTTTACCGTGTTCTCTCCAAAAACCTTCTGGATTAACAATAGATTCCTGGTACATTTTTTTGTATTGATCGTTATTGACCAGTGCATTTTCAGCGATAGCGCTAGGCACTTTGTAAAGAGACTGCGAGCTCATAGGGGCTTCCCTTTCTATAAATGGCGTGGTTAAAGTATCATCTGCAACAGGCTTGCAACACTATTAGACCTTGGTCTAGTTTGAGAAAGCCCTTATTATTTAACCTGTTGCACGTGCTAAACTGAGGTTCAATTGTACATATATGCCGCGAATTTAATAGGGCGGCATAATATTGATTGTTTAATCGACAAATATTGCAGGCTTTGAAAAAATAACCAGATAATAATAAGAATGATATCGAATGACTCATTCAATAATTCAAGGTAATGAATCGCGTTATGAATTTAACCCTTTTTGTGGCAATTATTGCCGTATGTTATGTGTCGCTATTATTCACTTTAGCGTGGGGCGCAGAGCGTTGGTATGGCAAAATTAGCCAAAAAGTTCAGTTATGGATTTATGGCTTAAGTCTGGGGGTATATTGTTCGTCGTGGAGTTTTTTGGGCACGGTAGGGCAGTCGGCTAATGACCTTTGGTCGTTCTTGCCTATTTTTGTTGGCCCGATCATCATTTTTACTTTTGGCTTTGGTTTATTGCGCAAAATGGTGGTGGTGTCTAAAGCGCAAAATATCACCTCAGTAGCTGACTTTATTGCCGCCCGCTATGGTAAGTCACAGCTATTAGCTGCGTTAGTCACATTGATTGCCTTATTTGGCATCATGCCTTATATCGCGCTGCAGCTTAAGGCTATGGTGTTTTCGCTTAACTTATTTCAACCTGAAAATTCGCCGCTTAATCCCCAGGGCGTACCATTACTGATCACCTTTATTCTGGCGGTGTTTGCCATTCTTTTTGGTACCCGAAAACTGGATGCTACTGAACATAACCCCGGCATGATGGTGGCCATTGCGTTTGAATCTCTGGTCAAGTTAACGGCTTTTATGCTGGTGGGCGTTGTGATTAGCTTTGGCTATTTTGATGGTTTTGGTGATATTTGGCGCCAAGCTAGTGAACGCGATTTGATTGAGTTTGGTGAGTTACGAGTTGGGGCGTTATTGCCGGAATTGATTGTTGGTATGGCGGCATTTTTGTGTATGCCAAGGCAATTTCATGTGATGGTGGTGGAGTGCGGTGGCGAGTCGGTGCTTAAGAAAGCCCGTTGGATTTTTCCGGTTTATTTAGCCTTATTTGGTATTTTTGTCGCGCCGTTAGCATTGGCGGGGAAAATTCTACTGGGTGACAGTGTTGCTGCTGACACTTATGTGATTAATCTGCCGTTGGCATTAGAGCAGCCCATTATTGCTGTTATTGCATTACTAGGCACTTTATCAGCCGCCACAGGAATGGTGATTGTAGCTGTGGTGACCATTAGCATTATGATTAGCAATGAGTGGTTAGTGCCGATTATGTTGCGTACCGGCCAGATAAGAAAAAAGAACTTTAGCCAGTTTTCACAGTTGTTACTGAATGCCAGACGTTTAGCCATAGTGCTCATTTTAGGGTTTGGTTATATCAGCTATTTAACCCTGGCTGATAGTGACTCGCTGTCGCATTTAGGCATGCTGTCTTTTGGCGCTTTTGCACAACTTGCCCCGGCATTAATTGGTGGCTTGTACTGGAAATACGGTAACCGTAGTGGGGTATTTTTAGGTTTGGGTGTGGGCTTTAGTTTATGGTGTTACATTTTGTTTTTTAGCACCAATGATGTTAGTGCGTTAT encodes the following:
- a CDS encoding carotenoid oxygenase family protein: MQRRQFLKGMGIIGASSMLPGAVNALASSAPTVVNIKQQFNQALAQHPELIGFANVDANFEPQPLTIEGRIPADLQGVFYRNGPGKYERGDIRYLHAFEGDGMLQRFEISDQKIVHRGQFINTPKFAKEQQAQQFVYSGPDTKIAHALPVTSADTVNTANTNIIAVGDDLWALWEAGSPTQIDRDTMQFTQQVNLGAGSKYDNSLQGLPFSAHPKVDPNGDIWNFGLHPSGQVVIYQLAANGKVKNVGLIDSQYRGGMLHDFLITDKSVLIILPSLFVDKAIEGNFARTQYNSDIPMSVLVINKQSLKVTKRFELPAGFAFHYGNAWEEANGTIHFDASLYPNVDVLHKLANVMQGKMSQASVKAQTALFSLYIDGTYDMQTVGDSSEFPRVCDHLVGLKNQYLYHLSAKSSSLWSDTLSSLHIDTGATQHYHFGDDYLVEEHVSVCPKGVEGSGYLMGTALHVPTKRTCLNIFAANDLAAGPLARAWLPYHLPLGFHGNFMAS
- a CDS encoding DEAD/DEAH box helicase, coding for MKASTDTPTLQLRDYQQDSVNAAIKHFRSSQQSAVLALPTGAGKSIVIAELARIANGNVLVLTHVKELVAQNAEKVGLLTQAANIYSAGLNQKKANGKTVVASVQSAARALDRFNQPFSLVIIDECHRVSNEKTSQYQQILQHLKKQNPAIKILGLTATPYRLGIGWIYHHHYHGKIGNTDTAVFDKCIFELPMRPLIKQGFLTAPKLFDGLSAQYDFSQLEPTESGEFNQQEVESLLNHQGRATTAIVKQIVQLANVRKGVIIFAATVRHAQEIIGLLNKLIDNAATPTKAALITAATPHNERDTIIDAFKAQQIKYIVNVAVLTTGFDAPHVDLIAILRPTASVSLFQQMVGRGLRLAPGKTDCLVIDYAANGFDLYYPEVGQAKPNSKSVPVQVHCPVCQFANTFWGLVDNDGDIIEHFGRRCQGLVAANTAAVKAKTANTEQQCDFRFRSKVCPDCGAENDIAARICQTCNSTLIDPDKRLKQVLQSQHHHLFKCQEMLITQNEQGLLVRYIDIEGNDFKQSFKFDTPAQRKAFYAVFVLSHTRTPGMLHPRYDKAEQVLSDQSRFRKPDLLLLKKQKHHWKLIDLFFDYQGKHKTDFS
- a CDS encoding DUF2141 domain-containing protein is translated as MTRLTTKLTGTLTHNAATQFTQTNSSNMSKSSLLAVSLLFASMWVNSSTFAADIKLEITGVNAQQSKIYVQLFNGEDNYLNGNALTATYIQAKAGLNFVSFTDVPAGEYAVRFFQDENNNGTLDTNLFGLPSEGYGFSNNAKPNYGPVAYKDAAFTVTEDASTQINHTQIIY
- the acs gene encoding acetate--CoA ligase — its product is MSSQSLYKVPSAIAENALVNNDQYKKMYQESIVNPEGFWREHGKRIDWIKPYTKIKQTSFDDHNLSINWFYDGTLNASANCLDRHLEKNGDTVAIIWEGDDANEQRKITYAELHADVCKFANALKGQGVVKGDVVTIYMPMVPEAAVAMLACARIGAIHSVVFGGFSPDSIASRVIDGKSKVVITSDEGVRGGRKIPLKRSVDEAIANPDVDCVEKVIVLKRTGGNIDWVEGRDVWWHSLMEVASEHCPYEEMGAEDPLFLLYTSGSTGNPKGVLHTTGGYMVYASMTHEYVFDYKPGEVYWCTADVGWITGHSYMVYGPLANGATVLIHEGVPNAPTPSRIGEMIDRHKVNILYTAPTLIRALMAEGKEQFSDYKGDSLRIMGSVGEPINPEAWRWYHEVIGNEQCPIVDTWWQTETGGILISPLPGATDTKPGSATRPFFGVQPALVDNMGEIVEGAAEGNLVILDSWPGQMRTIFGDHDRFALTYFKTFRGMYFTGDGARRDEDGYYWITGRVDDVINVSGHRLGTAEVESALVAHELVAEAAVVGYPHDIKGQGIYAYVTLTRDVEPTEELRQELRQWVRKEIGALATPDLIQWATGLPKTRSGKIMRRFLRKIAANEVTNLGDASTLADPAVIDTLIESRLNKTE
- a CDS encoding GrxA family glutaredoxin, whose product is MFVVIFGRPGCPYCVRAVELSEKLAAHREDFKFKYVDIHAEGISKADLSKSVGKTVETVPQVFVDEAPIGGYTEYDQYVRQHGLLD
- a CDS encoding LytTR family DNA-binding domain-containing protein, translating into MTNREIPLNNQQLKSEPTKNKLLRQLLIVVFIGLFIGFMRPFGMDQFTLLLSMSYWVFTCICGYLIYMPLINLGHKYLAKSITTLWQRVAISSLLASLIMSLIVPFIGWLFFDHTLQLADNFLLALPNTLVIGSIITFVSMLQNHVNHQKQQLEQSKHVIEQSQKVIEQHQQSRDIDTIQIEQFMGLLPLEKRGQLLCLEMDDHYLKVHTDKGQHMLLMRLKDALMQLEGFPGLQTHRSWWVANQAVVSVNKENRKMSLLLTNHLEVPVSRTFVEAVKANLAL
- a CDS encoding DcaP family trimeric outer membrane transporter, encoding MKHLTLATLISGAMLAMTGTAQANTDMTFGGYIKADVMFSDYGNGAPESGNLSRQFYVPGTIYGKEGSGEQVVDFQARETRFNFKTVTDMEGGHSLTGFIELDFMTHTDGNERVSNSYSPRIRHAFVTYDNWTIGQTWTTFQNPGALPDNLDFVGAADGTPFVRQSLIKYTNGSFQFALENPETTLTPNGGGGRITSGSGVIPDVVARYNFTSEGGSAYSLAGIVRQLNIEETQGGTQLDASEMGYGVSFAGVIPVGKDDFKFTATYGEGLGRYMALNYANAGVLDANGDIETITSYGGFAAYRHWWNDQWRTSVTLSGFSADNNATLTGGGVNKEAYSSYINLLYSPSKPVTFGVEFMRALNERENGTDGDLNRIMFSAKYVL